The Gammaproteobacteria bacterium nucleotide sequence ATCGAGCAACAGCAGCAGGATCTCTTCCGGGAATCTCAGCACGGCGGCTTCTCCGCTGGGGTCCGTGACGCCGACAAGGCGACTGCCGTCATTATGTCCTGTTTGTCGATGAACGGGAACCCATCGACGGCAATGCGGGCGAACCCCGCTCCAGGGCCGCCGTTCGCAGCGCGTCCAGGAATCCATCCGACAGCCGGCCGCTCGCCACCTCCTGCACCGGCCCCCGCAGGACAACCTCCAGCTCCGGGGACACGTACACCTGCAGCGTGCCGCCCTCCATGCGCACTTCGACATCGCCGTAGTCCACGACTCCGCGCCTCGCGGCCGCAACCGCCGCCGCGCAGGAGCTGGTTCCCGAGGCCCGGGTGCGCCCCACGCCCCGTTCCCAGATCGCGATTTCGATGGAGCCGCGCGAGACCGCCCGGGCCAGCTGCACGTTCACGCCCGCACGGAATGCATCGTGGGCCGTCAGGAAGGGACCAAGGCGCGAGAGGGCTGCTTCCGACAGGTCGTCGGTGAACACCACGCAGTGCGGGTTGCCGACGCTCACCAGCGTACAGTCGAGCGTTCCCTCGGCCGGGTGCGCCAGCGGCCGCCCCTCCCGTCCGGGAGCGAGCCCGGCATCGGCCGGGTCGAGCGATGCGCGGCCCATCTCGACGGAGACGTCGTAGAGCCCGGCGCCCAGGTGTTCTTCCACGCGCATGCGGATGCGGTCTCCTCCTGCCTCCACCGCGAACCCCTCGTGGCCGATCCAGCCCCGCGACGCCGCGCACGCCGCGAAGACGCGCAGGCCGTTGCCGCTCCGCTCGAACTCGGAGCCGTCCGGGTTGAACATGCGCAGGCGCCACGGGCGCTCGTCCGGCGACGAGTGCAGGACGATGCCGTCCGCGCCCACGCCCCGCCATCGGTCGCAGACCGCGCGTACCGCCTCGCGCGACGCGGCCCATCCATCCCCGAACGGGAAGACGAGATAGTCGTTGCCCAGGCCGTGGCCCTTGAAGAACCGCGCTCCGGCGCGTGGACGGTCGGCGGTCACTAGGGATGAAGCCGCCGGCTGCTCCACCCATCCCCCTCACGCTGGAAGAGAAGACGATCGTGCAGCCGGTCCGTGCGCCCCTGCCAGAATTCGATGCGCTGGGGATGCAGGCGGAAGCCGCCCCAGAAATCGGGCAGAGGCACTTCCCCGCCCTCGAACCTCTTCTCGATCTCGCGCACCCGGCGCGCCAGCATCCCACGGTCCCCCAGCGGCTCGCTCTGCCGCGACGCCCACGCGCCGACCTGGCTCCCGCGGGGGCGAGTGCGGAAGTAGGCGGCCGAGGTCTCCCGGCTCAGTTGGGTGACGTCGCCCTCGACGCGCACCTGGCGCTGGAGCACACCCCAGTGAAAACAGAGGGCGGCCCGGGGATTGGCGGTCAGCTCATCCGCCTTGCGGCTGCCCAGGTTGGTGTAGAACTCGAACCCGTCCTCGGCGAAGTCCTTGAGCAGCACCATGCGCGCGCTGGGCGCACCATCGGCGGACGCGGTCGCAAGGGTCATCGCCTCGGGCAGAAGCATGCCGGCCTTGCGCGCGGCTTCGAACCACTGCCCGAAGAGCTGAATTGGGTCGAGGCCGGGATCCGCATCCGGGAGCCCGCGGGTCAGGCCGCGTCCGAGCGAGAAGACGAGGCGAAGATTGGATCTGAGCGACATGCGAACATGCTACCGCCCGAAGCGGGCGGGGGAAAAGGGTGCCAGGCGCGGGTCAGCGGTGCCCGTAACGTGATTGGCGACCATTTCGCCCGTCACCGCCGACAGCGTGAGCCCCAGGTTGCCGTGACCCACCGCCACCGACAGGCCGGCGACATCGCCGACAGGGCCGATGAAGGGCAGCCCGTCCGGGGACATCGGCCGGAGACCGCACCACTGCGACACCGGTGGCGCGTCCCCCAGGCCGGGCAGCCAGGCACGGGGCTTCAGCGTGAGCTGTTCGAGCCGGACAGGGTTGAGCTCCAGGTCGTAGCCGGCGAATTCCATCGTCCCCACGAAACGCACCCGCCCTTCCAGCGGCGTGCAGATGATGCCCGTCTCGCGATTGGTGCAGGCGACGCGCATGGCGGGCGCCCCGCCCGGTCCCACGGCCACCTCGCGGTGGTATCCCTTTCCGGGCTGAATGGGGAGGCGGCTGCCGGCCTGTTCCGCCAGCGCCGGACTGAACGGACCGGTGGCCAGTACGACCGCGTCGGCGTCGACCCGCCCGCCATCGGCGGTCTCCACGCCCCGCACCGTCCCACCTGCGACCATGAGGCGTCGCACCGCCACCCCCTCGCGGATCGAGACGCCTCTCCGGCGCGCGGCCTCCGCCAGACCGAGGAGGAAGAGATACGGGTCCAGAATGCGGGTTTCGGGAAACAGGACTCCGCCCGCCACCCGGGGATCGAGCGCCGGCTCAAGCTCGCGAGCCTGGCCGCCGTCCACGACTTCGGGGTGGTAACCGCGCCCGCGCATCAGCGCCGCATCGGCCCGTGCCTTCGCCATGGCCTTCCCGCCGACGCAGACCTCCAGGTAGTTCCCGCTCCGGTAGTCGCAGGCGATCCCCTCCTCGTCCACCATGGCATCGAAGCAGTCGAGCGTATCCAGCCCCAGCGGAGCCAGCGTCTCCAGACAGCGCCTCTCGTGCCGGCGGGTACAGTGCCGGGCGAACTCGGCCAGCCAGCGCCAGACGCCCGGGTCTCGGCGCGACCGCACGTACAGGGGACTCCGCTCGTCGAAGAGGCGCGGCAGCGACTGGCGGACCTTGCCCGGCCGGTTCAGCGGAGGATGCCCGGCGGCCACGATCCCGGCGTTGCCGCGCGAGGCGCCCGCGCCCAGCCCGGCGCGCTCGAGCACGACGACGTCCACTCCACGCCGCGCCAGTTGCCACGCCGAGCAGAGACCGACGAGGCCTCCGCCCACGACGACGACGCGAAAAGTGGACATGGCGGCTCCCGGAGGCTGTGGTCACGGCGGTTGGTCAGCCCGCCCTACCTTGAGCCCCGCCAGGCTGTTCCCTCCCCCGCGCGGCGGAGCGGCACGGCCCTTCGCTCGCGTCGCCGATCTGCACTCCGTGGTCGGGCGCGCGTGTGGCGGAAGAAGGGCTTGACGCGGTATATAGTACGCTCTGGGTGCCAATTCACCTGAACACGGCTGCAGGCGATGAAACTCTGCTTACTACCCGCGTTGGCGAGCGAACGCGACACGAGCTCGAGGCATACCGTCCCCACACCTCGATGGTTCGGTTCCGGTGCGAAATGGGCGGCCCTTCTGCTCGCAGCCTGCAGCCCATCCGCAGCCTCCACACCTGACGGGCAGACGCCCGGCCCGGGACCCGGCCCCGTAGCGGGAGGCCCGGAGCAGGTCGCGCACCAGGTGGTGACGGTGGTCGACGACCTGAGCAACCCGTGGGCGGTGGCCTGGCTCCCCGACGGGGACATGCTGGTGACCGAGCGGCCGGGCCGGCTGCGCATCGTGCGCGACGGCACGCTGCTGCGCGACCCCGTCGAGGGCGTGCCGGCAGTGCGCGCGCGCGGCCAGGGCGGCCTCCTGGACGTGGCGCCGCACCCGGACTTCGCCGGCAATCGCCTGCTCTACCTGAGCTTTGCGGCCCAGCATGACGACGGCGGTTCGAGCACCATGGTCGTCCGGGGCCGCTTCGAGAACGACGCGCTCACCGGGGTCGAGGAGGTCTGGGTCGCCCAGTCCCGGGGCCGTGACCACTTCGGTTCGCGCATCGCCTTCGACGCCGACAACTACCTCTACATCACCGCGGGCGACCGTCAGGTGTCTCCCCGGGGCGGGCTCTCCGAGCTGTCGGCCCATCCCGCGCAGGACCTCTCCACCCACCACGGCGTGGTCGTCCGCCTGCACGACGACGGCCGCATCCCGGCCGACAACCCGTTCGTCGGACAGGAGGGAGTGCTCCAGGACATCTACAGCTACGGTCACCGCAACGCCCAGGGCATGGCCTTTCACCCCGAAACCGGGGACCTGTGGCTGAACGAGCACGGGCCGCAGGGGGGCGACGAAGTCAACCTGATCCTTCCGGGCCGCAACTACGGCTGGCCGGTGGTCGGATACGGGGTCAACTACGGGAGCGGGTCGAGGATCCACGTGGGCAGCCACCGGGACGGAATGGAGCCGCCCGCGCACTACTGGGTGCCCTCCATCGCCACCTCGGGGCTGATGATCTACACCGGCGACCGCTTCCCGCAGTGGCGCGGCTCCATGTTCGTGGGCGGGCTGGCCGGCCAGCAGTTGGCGCGGCTGACCCTCGACGGGCAAACCGTCACCGGCGAGGAGACGCTGGTCCGCCGCCAGGGCCGCATCCGCGACGTGCGCCAGGGCCCGGACGGGCTCATCTACCTGGTGTTCGACCGGCCCGGCATGGTCGCCCGCCTGGAGCCGGGCAGCTAGCCCGGCCCGCCCGGCGACCGTTCATGGCGGAACACGACAAGCAGACCAGCCCGCGGGGACGCGCCATCGGGTTCTGGCTCGGGGCGGGCTGCTTCCTGCTGCTGCTGGCCTTTCCGATCGATCCCGCCAACCTGCCGGCAAGCCGCCTCGCCGCCGTCGCGAGCCTGATGGCGATCTGGTGGGTGAGCAACGCGCTCCCGCTCTTCGCGACCGCCATTCTTCCGCTGGTGCTCTTTCCGCTCTTCGGCATCATGTCCGGGAACGACGTGGCCCCGGTCTACTTCAACAGCACGATCGTCCTCTTCCTGGGAGGGTTCATGATCGCGCTGACCATGGAGCGGTGGAATCTCCACAAGCGCATTGCCCTCGGCATCATCCACGCCGTGGGAGGCGGGCCGGCGCGCATCATCCTGGGCTTCATGGTGGCAGCCGCCTTTCTCTCCATGTGGATCTCCAACACCGCCACCGCGGTGATGATGGTGCCGATCGGGCTCGCGATGGTGCTTCAGGTCGAAGAGACCGCCGGCACGACGCACTCGCGCACGTTCACCATCGCCCTCATGCTGGGCATCGCCTACGGCTGTTCGATGGGCGGGCTGACGACGCTGGTCGGAACACCTCCCAACCTGTCCTTCCAGCGCATCTTCCAGATCATCTTCCCCGAAGCGCCTCCCATCGATTTCGGCACCTGGATCGTGATGGGTCTTCCGATCGGTGTCACGATGATCGGGGTGGCCTGGCTGCTGCTCACCCAGGTCCTCTACCGTCCATCGCCGGAAGTCCGGATCGAGAGGGATGTCCTCGAGCGCGAACGCGCCGGCCTGGGCCCGATCTCCTTCGAGGAGCGCTCCGTGGCGATCGTCTTCGCCATGACCGCCCTGCTGTGGGTCTTCAGACGGGATCTGGAGCTCGGTTTCGCGACCGTCCCCGGATGGTCGAACCTGCTTCCCTACGCCGGCATGATCGACGACGGCACCGTTGCCATCGCCATGGCCTCGGTGCTCTTCTTCATCCCGACCCGAAACAGGGCGCCGCGCACTGTGGGCGTCGGGGCCGGGCGCGCGATCCCGAAGTGGCTGGGGGCGCTTGGCTGGGCCGTCCGTTTCGGCACCGCGAACCGCGTGATGGGCGCGGAGGTGATTCCTCGCCTGCCCTGGAACATCGTGCTGCTCTTCGGAGGCGGATTCGCCCTTGCAGCCGGCTTCCAGGGGACGGGGCTCGCGAACATCATCGGCAATCAGTTCCAGGGCCTCGGCGGGCTGCCGGACTTCGCCGTCATCCTCCTGGTGTGCCTCACGCTGACCTTCCTTACCGAGCTGACCAGCAACCTGGCCACCACGGAGATGATCCTCCCGATTCTCGCCTCCGTCGCGGTGCTGACCGGAATGAACCCGCTCATGCTGATGGTTCCCGCGACGCTGTCGGCGTCGTGCGCCTTCATGATGCCGGTCGCGACACCCCCCAACGCCATCGTCTTCGGCAGCGACCGCATCTCGGTGGGGGAGATGGCGCGCGCGGGCATCGTCCTGAACCTGATCGGGGCGCTGGTGATCGCCACGGTGGTGCTGACGCTGGGAGAGACCGTCTTCGGCATCGAATCAGGCGTGATGCCGGACTGGGCGACGGAGGCTGCCGCCGGGGAGGTCGGCGGCTGACCCGCGACCCGGCGTTCGCCGTTCGACCAGACCCGGCGGCAAGACAGGCAGTCCAGGAGGCGACCTCATGGCGGACCATCGACCACCGACCAGCCGGCGGACGCAGGCGATCGGCTTCTGGCTCGGCCTGGGCTGCTTCCTCCTGCTGCTGGCCTTTCCGGTGGATCCGGACAACGGACCCGCAAGCGGCCTCGCCGCGGTTGTGAGCCTGATGGCGATCTGGTGGGTGAGCAACGCGCTGCCGCTCTTCGCGACCGCTATTCTGCCGCTGGTGCTCTTCCCCCTGCTCGGCATCATGTCCGGGAACGACGTCGCGCCGGTCTATTTCAACGGCACGATCGTCCTCTTCCTGGGAGGCTTCATGATCGCGCTCTCCATGCAGAGGTGGAACCTGCACAAGCGCATAGCCCTGGGCATCATCCACGCGGTGGGCGGCGGACCCTCGCGCATCATCCTGGGCTACATGGTCGCGGCCGCGTTCCTCTCCATGTGGATCGCCAACACCGCCACCGCCGTGATGATGGTGCCCATCGGGCTCGCGATGGTGCTCCAGGTCGAGGAAACCGCCGGCGTCAAACACTCCCGCACGTTCACCGTCGCCCTCATGCTCGGCATCGCCTACGCCTGTTCGATGGGCGGCGTGACGACGCTGGTCGGAACCACTCCCAACCTGTCCTTCCAGCGCATCTTCCAGATCATCTTCCCCGAAGCACCCCCGATCGAGTTCGGCACCTGGATGGTGCTGGCCACGCCGGTCGGGATCACGATGGTCGCGGTGTGCTGGTTCATCCTTACCCAGGTCCTCTATCGCCCGTCGCCGGAAGTTCAGATCGACCGGGATGTCCTCGAGCGCGAGCGCGCCGGGCTCGGTCCGATCTCTTTCGAGGAGCGTTCCGTGCTGGTCGTCTTCACGATCACCGCAGTGCTGTGGATCTTCCGGCGGGACCTGGAGCTTGGTTTTGGAACCATCCCGGGCTGGTCCAACCTCCTGCCCTTCCCGGAGATGATCGACGACGGCACCGTGGCCATCACCATGGCGGCGGTCCTCTTCTTCATCCCGAGCCGGAACCAGCCCCCGCGCGCGGCGAGCGAGGCGGTCGCCGGCCCCACCCGCAGGTGGCCGCGGCCGCTTCGCCGGGCAGCCCGCTTCGCAACCGCGAACCGGGTCATGGGCGCGGAGGTGATCCCGCGTCTGCCGTGGAACATCGTGCTCCTCTTCGGAGGAGGTTTCGCGCTTGCGGCCGGCTTCACCGACACCGGGCTGGCGAACATCATCGGGAATCAGTTCCAGGGACTCGGCGGGCTGCCGCCCATCGTCGTCATCCTGTTGGTTTGCCTCACGCTCACCTTTCTCACCGAACTGACCAGCAACCTGGCCACCACAGAGATGATTCTCCCGATCCTGGCCTCGGTGGCGGTGGTGACGGAGATGAATCCGCTCACGCTGATGCTCCCCGCGACACTCTCCGCGTCGTGCGCCTTCATGATGCCGGTCGCGACGCCGGCCAACGCCATCGTCTTCGGCAGCGACCGCATCTCGGTCGGGCAGATGGCGCGCGCGGGCATCATGCTGAACCTGATCGGGGTGATCGTGGTCACCACCGTGGTGATGCTGCTGGGAGAGGCGGTCTTCGATTTCGACCGCGGGGTGATGCCCGATTGGGCGACGGACGCGGCTGCCGCGGAGGTCGGCGGTTAGCGTGAGGTTCTACCGCCCCAGACCCTCCGCACAGTGTTGCATTCCCGGGTTGGCAACGTCCTGTTGCATTGTCCGTTTGGCAACATATTGTTGCATCTGCGGATTTGCAACACCCTGCAGAGGGGCCGGTAGCCCCTAGTCGTCCCTCTTGCGGCGTCCCGCGACGGCGCTCCGGATGGCCGCCTCGAGGCGTTGGGGGTGGTCGCTCCCCACGTAGAGCTTCCGGTCCTCGTCGAGCTCGACCACGACTGCGCGATCGCCGCGGGCGGTCCAGGCCTTCTTCTTGCCCGCGCCGCGCACTCCCCAGCCGCCGAACTCGAGCAGCGGCCGGTAGCGCACGCTCTCCAGCGAGACGATGCTGTCCAGCGGCACCGTCTTGCGCACGAGCCGCACCGTGCCCAGGTGCATAACGATGCGGCTCTCCTGCACCAGCACCGTCAGCCCCCCCAGCACCATGCGCAGACCCCATCCCCCGGCGAGCATGGCCGCGCCCGCGGCCAGCCGGAAGAGCATGCCGCCGCCCGAGGTGACGAACACGGAATACGCGCCCGACACGATGGCCGCGCCATAGATGAGGTCCACCCAGAACGCCCAGGGCGTGCGCTCGCGGTAACGGGTCTGTTCTTCCGTCTTCACTTTGCGCTCCGGTCCGGATGCGGTGAGGAGAACGCTCCTTCGGCAGTCATTCTACCACCCCCTGGTCGTTGTCGCCCGCCACCGGCGGAAGCTCTGCCAGCCGACTCCGCAGGAAGCGCTGCAGGATTCGGTATGTGAGTCCCCATACCGGATGGCCCTCGACGCGGTAGCAGGGGAATTCCCGCTTCCCCGCAGGCGTCTCCACCGCAACCGCGGAGCGCGCCCCGGGAGCGCTGAGGTCGGCGACGGGCACCCAGTATACTGCGGCGATCTCGGCGCTCGCCACGCGCGCGTCGGCGTCGCGCGACAGGCGAAAGACGAAAGGGGCGATCACCAGCCGGGGAATCGCCCGCGATGTCGGCTTCAGGTCGGGAAGCCGGCCCAGGAGCGTGCCCGAGCGATCCAGATCGATCCCGACCTCCTCCCGCGTCTCCCGCACCGCGGTTTCGCGCAGATCGATGTCCTCGGGATCCCGGCGCCCCCCGGGGAGCGCCATCTGCCCCGACCAGGGATCGCGCGGCGAATGCGCCCGGCGCACGAGCAGGAAGGACGGCTCCGGATCGCGGCGCACCACGAGCGCGACCGCCGCCTGCCGGGCGGGATCGTCCCCGGCCACCATCCCGCCGCTAGCTCACCACCCTCCTTCGCGCCCTCGGCCCGTCCTTCTGCAGGAGGTACGGGACCCCCTTGGTGATCCAGTCCGGAGCCGGATCGCCCTTCAGGTAGTGCCCGAACCACTCCAGGATGCGGTTCTGGTAGTCCAGCTGGTTGGGTTCCTCGGCCAGCCCGTGGTTCTCGCCCTCGTAGACCAGCATCACCATGTGCTTGCCGGCCCGGCGGGCGGCGTTGTAGAACTCGACCCCCTGGTTGAACTCGACCGCGCCGTCCTCCGTCCCGAACATCATCAGAAGCGGCGTGTCCAGGTTCTCGATGTGATGGACCGGAGAGTTGTTGAAGTAGGAGTCCCAGTCCTCCCACCACGGCACCTGCATGCGTCCCTGGCTGATCTCGAAGATGCGCGCGTCGGTGCCCCCGCTGTTCCAGTAGAACGACAGGTACATGCTCATGAGGTTGGTGAGGGGCGCGCCCGCCACCGCGCTCGCGAACAGGTTGTCCTGGGTGACGAAGAAGGTCGTCTGGTAGCCGCCCCAGGAGTGCCCGATCAGCCCGATCCGCTCCGGGTCGATCAGCCCCGTCTCCAGCACGGCCGCCACCGCGGGGCGCAGCGTCTCCACGTTGGACTGTCCCGGCCGGCGGTCGCGGTAGACGACGTCCGGGCGGAAGACGAAGTACCCCTCGTGGGTCCAGATCTGCTGGTTGTAGTAGCGGGTCGGATCCGGCACCTGGTACTGGTGCAGTCCCTGCGACAGCAGCTCGTAGTGATAGACGATCATCGGGTACTGCCGGCCCGGCTCGTAGTCGGCGGGATAAGTCAGCGCTCCCTGCAGGCGCCGTCCCCACTCGTTCTCGTACTCAACGAGCTCGGTGCGTCCCCAGGCATAGTCGTCCTGGAAGGGGTTGGTGCGCGTGACCTGGCTCGCGTCGTCGAGATCCGGCCCGGTCGCAAAGTAGTCCGGTGAATCGTCGAAGCGCTCGCGCCGGAAGACGAAGACGTCGGCGTCCCGGGCCTTTCGCAGGGCGCCGCCGAAGGAGCCGTAGGAGGCGTCGTCCCAGATAAGGGATTCGAGGTCCTGGCCGGGGCGGGCCCGTGAGAATCCCGCCTCCTTGGTCCACTGCCCGTAGGTGGAGTAGTAGATGGGCTCGCCGGGGTCGAAAGCCTCGGCTTCCCGGTCCGGCTGCATGGCGCGGTAGCGCACTTCATCCTCCGCGCCCCGGGTCCGGCGGCGGCCACCCGAGCCGTCCGCCTGCACTTCCCAGACGTCCCAGCGGTCGTTGATCAGCACGGCCTCGTCGTCCTCCGTCCAGCCGGCCAGCCCGAACGCGGGCATCTGCTCCCGGGTGGGGGTCAGGTCCAGGTTGACGAAGGTCCCGCCCAGCCCCCCGGTGATGTTGCGCGTCTCCCCGCCGGAGAGGTCATGGCTCCACCAGTCCTCGCCCTCGAACCACACCACGTAGCGGCCCTCCGGGCTCCCCTGGGCCCCCAGCGTGATCCGCTCCCGGACCAGCGACTCCGCGCCAGAGCCCGTATCCACCGAATACAGGTCGTAGAACTGCTGATTGAACATGGCGTCCACGTCGTAGGGGGTCTCGTCGCGGTTGAGGACGTGGCCACCTCCCTCCAGCAGCGTTGTCTGGTCGGCGCGGTCGCCGCCGAGCATCAGGAAGCGCCCGTCATCCAGGTGCCATGCGGCGATCTGGTTGCGCTGCCGCAATTGGCGCTCGCGCACCCTCTGCTGAGGCACCGGATCGACATCGAGGGTGTGCCAGATCTCGACGCCGGCCCGCTCGTCCTCCTCGTCGTCGCCTGCCTCCCCCTCGTCTCCTTCGCCTTCCGCATCCTCTTCGCCCTCGGGATCGCCCTCCTCTTCATCACCCTCCGCTTCTTCTTCGCGCTCTCCTTCATCCTCCGGCACCGGGATCCGCTCCTGATAACCCAGGAAGAGAACGGATCCGTCCTCGGACCAGGACGGCGAGCGGTGCTCGACCACGCGCTGCCCGGGGAGCAGCGTCGGGGATTCGCGCGGATCGACAACGAGGGCCTCGCCGTCGCCTTCGTCGAGGTTCCGCCATGCCAGCACGACGTGCGCCGTGTCCTCGTGCTCGTCGTCCGTGTAGGTCTTGAGCACGACCAGATCCGCCGCCTCTTCGCGCCAGGAGAGTCGCCGGTACTCGGCCTCGCCCGCGTCCAGCGAGCTGATGCGGCCCGACTCGGGATCGTAGAGGCGGACCCCGTTGCCCACGCGGTCTTCGGCATCCACGGTCATCGCCAGCAGATGTCCCTCGTCCTGCCACGCGAGCGCGCCGACGTTGCCGAAGCTTATCGAGGCCCCCGAAGCCAGACTCCGCACGATGGCGTCCGCTCCCGCGCTCTCCTGCTCCTCGGGCTCGTAGCGCCGCAGCGCGAGATGGCGCCCGTCCCCCGAGAAGGAGAAGGACGAGATGTCCTCGATCGTCTCCTGCTCGCCCGTGCGCAGGTTCAGCAGCCCCATGTCGTTGCGCACCGGCTCGCGACGCTCCTGCAGCGCCTCCCGCTCATCGGGGGAGATGCCGATCGCGTAGGCGAGCCAGGCCCCGTCATCGCTGAACTGCGGGCTCCGGCCGAACGGGACCACCACCACCGAGTCGGAATCGGTGCGGTGGATGCGCAACTCGGCTTCCTCGTTGACCCGGCTGATGCCAACCGCCAGCCAGAGCCCGTCGGGCGAGAGCGTCGCCTGGCCCAGGGTCTCCCACTGGCCGTAGTCGTCGGGGGTGAGCGTGGGCTTCTGTTGCGCGGATGCCTCCGCGGCCCACGCGGCGCCGACGGCCAGGAGAACGAGTAAGTGATTGTGCGGCAGCGATTTCATGCTCTTCCTCCTGCTTGTCCTTCATGATCGCGCAACAAAATACGGTGCGCGCTGGGTTCGATTTCGGTTCCGGGCCGCGAAACGCCGCTATGACACGGCGCCCCCGGAGAGTGCCTTCACCAGCCGGTACAGGAACTCCTGGCCCTCGAAGAAGCTCTCGACGCCGATACGCTCGTCACGGCCGTGGGCTCGCACGTCGTCCATGTCTCCGAAGATGCCGCTCACCCCGTACACCGGGATGCCGGCGTTGCGCAGGTAGAGCGCGTCGGTTGCGCCCGTGGACATGACCGGCAGCACCAGCACGCCCGGCCACATCTCGTTCGTGATGCGCTCGATGGGCCCCAGCACTTCATCGGTGAGGGGGGATGGCGGGCTTGCCGTCGGGGTTCCGCGCGGCTCTACGGTGACGTCGAAGGGGGCGGCAAGTTCCGCCAGGGCGGCGTGCACGTCCGCGGGATCGTGTCCCGGGAAGATGCGGCAGTTGACGTTCGCGCGCGCCAGTTGGGGCAGCGCGTTCTGGGCGTGGCCCCCTTCGAGCAGGGTCGCGACGCAGGTGGTGCGCAGGCGGGAGTTATAGCCGGTCTCGGCCGCCAGCACGCGGGCGGCCTCCGCATCCCCCGGGTTCGCCAGCAGACCGCGCATCGCCTCGCCCATCTCGCCTCCCACCAGATCCGCGGAACGTCCGAAGAACTCCTCGGTGATCTCGTTGAACATGACCGGGAAGTCGTGGTCCTGCACCGCGAGGAGCGCGTTCGAAAGATCGTAGATGGCGTTCTTGCGAACCGGCAGCGACGAGTGCCCGCCCGGGTTGGTGGCGGTGAAGAAGAAGGAGAGATAGAGCTTCTCCGCGGCCTGCACGTTGTTGGAGAGCCGCTGGCCGTTCTGCGACATCCCGCCGCCGCCCTCGTTCAGGGCGTACGCCGCGTCGATCAGCTCGCGATGCTCTTCAAGGAGATACGCGACACCGTTGCGCGGCCCGCCCTCCTCGTCCGCCGTGAGCGCCACGATGATGTCGCGGTCCGGGACGAAACCTTCCTGCTGCATGCGGATCAGGTTGACGGTGTAGATGGCCGCCTCGTCCTTGTCGTCGATGACGCCGCGGCCGTAGAAGTAGCCGTCCCGCTCGATGAAGTCGAAGGGCGGAAGATCGGGGCTCCAGTCCTCGGGGAGGGCTTCGACGACATCGATGTGCGCGAGCAGCAGGATCGGCGCGAGCCCGGCGTCGCGGCCCCTCAGCCGCGCCACCAGGTTGCCCTTGGCGGGCGCGTCGTCGGGGACCAGGACGTGGACATCCTCCTCGGGGAAACCCGCGTCCAGGAGAACCCGCGCCGCCGCCTGCGCGGCAAGGGTGTTGTTGCCGCGCTCGGTGTTGGTGGTGTTGATCTCGACCAGCTCCTCGAGGAGCGACCGGGCCATCTCCATGTACTCGGGCGGCGAGGTGTTCTGGGCTGTGGCCGTGCCCGCAGCGAGAGCCGTCGCGCCGATGGCGGACAACGCCACGGACGCGGCGATGACGAGGGGATTCTTCATGTCGGGAAGACTCCGGTTGTCGGACGTCGGGTGGGTCGGAATACAGGGATCCGGCAGGCCGGGATGCAGGTTCTGGAAGGTGCCCGCGGAGAATGTGTCAGGCAAGCGGAAACGGCGTCCTGGCAGCCTCGATGGGGGCACGCGCGCGGGGTGCTCTGTCGAGACCCGCTCTTGTTGGCCAGTTAAGGCCAGTTTTGGCGAACAAGAGAGGGAGGC carries:
- a CDS encoding SLC13 family permease; the protein is MADHRPPTSRRTQAIGFWLGLGCFLLLLAFPVDPDNGPASGLAAVVSLMAIWWVSNALPLFATAILPLVLFPLLGIMSGNDVAPVYFNGTIVLFLGGFMIALSMQRWNLHKRIALGIIHAVGGGPSRIILGYMVAAAFLSMWIANTATAVMMVPIGLAMVLQVEETAGVKHSRTFTVALMLGIAYACSMGGVTTLVGTTPNLSFQRIFQIIFPEAPPIEFGTWMVLATPVGITMVAVCWFILTQVLYRPSPEVQIDRDVLERERAGLGPISFEERSVLVVFTITAVLWIFRRDLELGFGTIPGWSNLLPFPEMIDDGTVAITMAAVLFFIPSRNQPPRAASEAVAGPTRRWPRPLRRAARFATANRVMGAEVIPRLPWNIVLLFGGGFALAAGFTDTGLANIIGNQFQGLGGLPPIVVILLVCLTLTFLTELTSNLATTEMILPILASVAVVTEMNPLTLMLPATLSASCAFMMPVATPANAIVFGSDRISVGQMARAGIMLNLIGVIVVTTVVMLLGEAVFDFDRGVMPDWATDAAAAEVGG
- a CDS encoding CoA pyrophosphatase; amino-acid sequence: MVAGDDPARQAAVALVVRRDPEPSFLLVRRAHSPRDPWSGQMALPGGRRDPEDIDLRETAVRETREEVGIDLDRSGTLLGRLPDLKPTSRAIPRLVIAPFVFRLSRDADARVASAEIAAVYWVPVADLSAPGARSAVAVETPAGKREFPCYRVEGHPVWGLTYRILQRFLRSRLAELPPVAGDNDQGVVE
- a CDS encoding prolyl oligopeptidase family serine peptidase, whose product is MKSLPHNHLLVLLAVGAAWAAEASAQQKPTLTPDDYGQWETLGQATLSPDGLWLAVGISRVNEEAELRIHRTDSDSVVVVPFGRSPQFSDDGAWLAYAIGISPDEREALQERREPVRNDMGLLNLRTGEQETIEDISSFSFSGDGRHLALRRYEPEEQESAGADAIVRSLASGASISFGNVGALAWQDEGHLLAMTVDAEDRVGNGVRLYDPESGRISSLDAGEAEYRRLSWREEAADLVVLKTYTDDEHEDTAHVVLAWRNLDEGDGEALVVDPRESPTLLPGQRVVEHRSPSWSEDGSVLFLGYQERIPVPEDEGEREEEAEGDEEEGDPEGEEDAEGEGDEGEAGDDEEDERAGVEIWHTLDVDPVPQQRVRERQLRQRNQIAAWHLDDGRFLMLGGDRADQTTLLEGGGHVLNRDETPYDVDAMFNQQFYDLYSVDTGSGAESLVRERITLGAQGSPEGRYVVWFEGEDWWSHDLSGGETRNITGGLGGTFVNLDLTPTREQMPAFGLAGWTEDDEAVLINDRWDVWEVQADGSGGRRRTRGAEDEVRYRAMQPDREAEAFDPGEPIYYSTYGQWTKEAGFSRARPGQDLESLIWDDASYGSFGGALRKARDADVFVFRRERFDDSPDYFATGPDLDDASQVTRTNPFQDDYAWGRTELVEYENEWGRRLQGALTYPADYEPGRQYPMIVYHYELLSQGLHQYQVPDPTRYYNQQIWTHEGYFVFRPDVVYRDRRPGQSNVETLRPAVAAVLETGLIDPERIGLIGHSWGGYQTTFFVTQDNLFASAVAGAPLTNLMSMYLSFYWNSGGTDARIFEISQGRMQVPWWEDWDSYFNNSPVHHIENLDTPLLMMFGTEDGAVEFNQGVEFYNAARRAGKHMVMLVYEGENHGLAEEPNQLDYQNRILEWFGHYLKGDPAPDWITKGVPYLLQKDGPRARRRVVS
- a CDS encoding M20/M25/M40 family metallo-hydrolase encodes the protein MKNPLVIAASVALSAIGATALAAGTATAQNTSPPEYMEMARSLLEELVEINTTNTERGNNTLAAQAAARVLLDAGFPEEDVHVLVPDDAPAKGNLVARLRGRDAGLAPILLLAHIDVVEALPEDWSPDLPPFDFIERDGYFYGRGVIDDKDEAAIYTVNLIRMQQEGFVPDRDIIVALTADEEGGPRNGVAYLLEEHRELIDAAYALNEGGGGMSQNGQRLSNNVQAAEKLYLSFFFTATNPGGHSSLPVRKNAIYDLSNALLAVQDHDFPVMFNEITEEFFGRSADLVGGEMGEAMRGLLANPGDAEAARVLAAETGYNSRLRTTCVATLLEGGHAQNALPQLARANVNCRIFPGHDPADVHAALAELAAPFDVTVEPRGTPTASPPSPLTDEVLGPIERITNEMWPGVLVLPVMSTGATDALYLRNAGIPVYGVSGIFGDMDDVRAHGRDERIGVESFFEGQEFLYRLVKALSGGAVS